Proteins encoded within one genomic window of Halomonas sp. YLGW01:
- a CDS encoding DUF1653 domain-containing protein, whose product MIAHDTPRPVPGIYVHYKGARYEVMGVAQHSETEEALVVYRALYGDYGLWVRPLSMFCENVEVQGEPVPRFALEKAFD is encoded by the coding sequence ATGATCGCGCATGATACTCCCCGCCCGGTGCCGGGCATCTATGTCCATTACAAGGGCGCCCGCTACGAGGTGATGGGCGTGGCACAGCACAGCGAGACCGAGGAGGCCCTGGTGGTCTACCGCGCCCTCTACGGCGACTACGGCCTCTGGGTCAGGCCGCTTTCCATGTTCTGCGAGAACGTGGAGGTGCAGGGCGAGCCGGTGCCCCGCTTCGCCCTGGAGAAGGCCTTCGACTGA